A single Triticum dicoccoides isolate Atlit2015 ecotype Zavitan chromosome 2A, WEW_v2.0, whole genome shotgun sequence DNA region contains:
- the LOC119356805 gene encoding endonuclease 4-like → MGLLLLLHVLLVAVAARAPAALAWGKEGHYMTCKIADGFLTSEASTGVKALLPSWANGELAEVCSWADSQRFRYRWSSPLHFADTPGDCEFSYARDCHDTKGNKNVCVVGAINNYTAALQDSSSPFDPTESLMFLAHFVGDVHQPLHCGHVDDLGGNTIKLRWYKRKSNLHHVWDSDVITQAMKDFFDKDQDAMIESIQRNITDDWSSEEKQWETCRSKTTTCAEKYAQESALLACDAYEGVEQDDTLGDEYYFKALPVVQKRLAQGGVRLAAILNRIFSGNGRLQSI, encoded by the exons ATGGGGTTGCTCCTGCTGCTTCACGTCCTGCTCGTCGCGGTGGCGGCGAGGGCCCCGGCGGCGCTGGCGTGGGGCAAGGAGGGCCACTACATGACCTGCAAGATCGCCGAC GGTTTCCTGACGAGCGAGGCGTCGACGGGGGTGAAGGCTCTCCTCCCGTCGTGGGCCAACGGCGAGCTCGCGGAGGTGTGCTCGTGGGCGGACAGCCAGCGCTTCCGGTACCGGTGGTCCAGCCCCCTCCACTTCGCCGACACCCCCGGCGACTGCGAGTTCAGCTACGCCA GGGACTGTCATGACACCAAGGGTAACAAGAACGTGTGCGTGGTCGGGGCCATCAACAACTACACGGCCGCGCTCCAGGACTCGTCCAGCCCAT TTGACCCGACGGAGAGCCTGATGTTCCTGGCGCACTTCGTGGGCGACGTGCACCAGCCGCTGCACTGCGGCCACGTCGACGACCTCGGCGGCAACACCATCAAACTCCGCTGGTACAAGAGGAAGAGCAACCTGCACCAC GTGTGGGACTCGGACGTGATCACGCAGGCCATGAAGGACTTCTTCGACAAGGACCAGGACGCCATGATCGAGTCCATCCAGCGCAACATCACC GACGACTGGTCCAGCGAGGAGAAGCAGTGGGAGACGTGCCGCAGCAAAACCACCACCTGCGCTGAAAA GTACGCCCAGGAGAGCGCGTTGCTGGCATGCGACGCGTACGAGGGCGTCGAGCAGGACGACACCCTAGGAG ATGAGTACTACTTCAAGGCGCTGCCGGTCGTTCAGAAGAGGCTCGCCCAGGGGGGCGTGAGGCTGGCGGCGATCCTCAACCGGATTTTCAGCGGGAACGGCAGGCTGCAGAGCATCTGA
- the LOC119352169 gene encoding endonuclease 2-like codes for MGLLLLLQVLLVAGAAARAPAARAWGVEGHYMTCKIAEVLLTSEATAAVKGLLPGWANGELAEACSWPDIERRRMPWSGSLHFADTPGDCKFSYARDCHGPKGEKNMCVVGGINNYTAALQDSSSSYNRTESLLFLAHFLGDVHQPMHCGRTADLGGNTILVTWYSTAKTNLHKVWDDKVIQKAMRDFYKDDLSTMIDAIKLNLSENWSTEENQWAACSTQTTTCADRYAEESAELSCPAYVGVEQYSNLEDEYFFSAMPVVEKRIAQGGVRLAAILNRIFSGENNSRLQSL; via the exons ATGGGGCTGCTCCTGCTGCTTCAGGTCCTCCTCGTCgcaggggcggcggcgagggcTCCGGCGGCGCGGGCGTGGGGCGTGGAGGGCCACTACATGACCTGCAAGATCGCCGAG GTTTTGCTGACGAgcgaggcgacggcggcggtgaaGGGCCTCCTGCCGGGATGGGCCAACGGCGAGCTCGCGGAGGCGTGCTCGTGGCCGGACATCGAGCGGCGCCGGATGCCGTGGTCGGGCTCCCTGCACTTCGCCGACACCCCCGGCGACTGCAAGTTCAGCTACGCAA GGGACTGCCACGGTCCGAAAGGGGAGAAGAACATGTGCGTGGTCGGAGGCATAAACAACTACACCGCCGCGCTCCAAGACTCCTCAAGCTCGT ATAATCGGACGGAGAGCCTGCTGTTCCTGGCGCACTTCCTCGGCGACGTTCACCAGCCGATGCACTGCGGCCGCACCGCCGACCTCGGCGGTAACACCATCCTCGTCACCTGGTACAGCACAGCCAAGACCAACCTTCACAAG GTGTGGGATGACAAGGTCATCCAGAAGGCCATGAGA GAC TTCTACAAGGACGACCTAAGCACCATGATCGACGCCATCAAGCTCAACCTTAGT GAAAATTGGTCCACCGAAGAGAACCAGTGGGCGGCGTGCAGTACACAAACAACAACTTGTGCTGACAG GTACGCCGAGGAGAGCGCGGAGCTGTCGTGCCCGGCATACGTGGGTGTTGAGCAGTACTCCAACTTAGAAG ATGAATATTTCTTCTCGGCGATGCCGGTTGTTGAGAAGAGGATTGCCCAGGGAGGCGTGAGGCTGGCGGCCATCCTCAACCGGATCTTCAGTGGGGAGAACAACAGCAGGCTGCAGAGCCTTTGA
- the LOC119352170 gene encoding 3-ketoacyl-CoA synthase 5-like codes for MILATAVLTKVAQWLSTAHKTMPQSSDICLIHLLLVALLIVTAAIYLALRPRNVYLVDYSCFRPSSNFRYPKATSVEHARLSPLIDDSTANFIASIHERSGMGDQTYFPPVVMHMEPYCGLDEARTEAELVVFSVIDDLLAKTCINLDAVGVLITNCSLFCPVPSIADMIVNRYKLRGDLRVMNLSRMACSASVTAVGLTSNILRFMPWGSYALVVSTEIVGPCYYVGNKRSMQLTNLLFRMGGVAKLLSTSRSKARFRLGHFTRTITAASNTAYRCVYQEEDERGNLGIALSKDLMVVAGDALTANITSTAPLVLPASELFKYGFLCMAKKVLHWRKIRPYIPNFCVAFDHFCIHVGGPAVITSVQHGLGLSDKHVEPSRMTLHRFGNQSTSSVWYELAYIEAKGRMKKGNRVWMIGFGAGYECNTIGWMCIQPSSGADGPWASCIRHYPVDVSNKV; via the coding sequence ATGATACTCGCAACTGCCGTCCTCACAAAGGTTGCACAATGGCTTTCCACTGCACACAAGACTATGCCCCAATCCAGTGATATATGTCTCATCCATCTACTTCTCGTCGCTCTTTTGATCGTCACGGCTGCCATCTATCTTGCACTCCGTCCTAGAAATGTATACCTTGTTGACTACTCTTGCTTCCGGCCAAGCTCCAACTTTAGATACCCAAAGGCAACCTCCGTCGAGCATGCACGACTCTCACCTTTGATTGATGATTCTACTGCCAACTTCATAGCTAGTATTCATGAGCGCTCAGGCATGGGCGATCAAACATATTTCCCACCAGTAGTTATGCACATGGAGCCATATTGTGGGCTTGATGAAGCACGCACCGAAGCAGAGTTGGTCGTCTTCTCAGTGATTGATGACCTTCTAGCCAAGACGTGCATCAATCTTGATGCGGTCGGTGTTCTTATCACCAACTGCAGCTTATTTTGTCCGGTACCATCCATCGCCGACATGATTGTAAATAGATACAAGTTACGAGGTGATCTCCGCGTCATGAACCTCTCTAGGATGGCATGCTCTGCATCGGTGACCGCAGTGGGGCTCACGAGCAACATCCTGCGGTTCATGCCTTGGGGGTCATACGCGTTGGTGGTGTCAACGGAGATCGTTGGCCCGTGCTACTATGTGGGAAACAAGCGTTCCATGCAGCTGACTAACCTCTTGTTTCGTATGGGCGGTGTCGCCAAGCTTTTGTCGACTTCTAGGTCCAAGGCTCGGTTTCGGCTTGGGCATTTCACGCGAACGATCACGGCGGCAAGCAACACTGCCTACCGGTGTGTGTATCAAGAAGAAGATGAGAGGGGAAACCTGGGGATTGCACTCTCTAAAGACCTTATGGTTGTCGCTGGTGATGCACTCACGGCTAATATCACATCAACCGCACCTCTTGTCCTACCAGCATCAGAGCTTTTCAAGTATGGATTCTTATGCATGGCCAAAAAGGTGCTTCATTGGAGGAAGATCAGACCATACATCCCAAACTTTTGTGTTGCATTTGACCATTTCTGCATCCACGTCGGTGGGCCGGCGGTTATCACCTCCGTACAACATGGCCTCGGCCTATCAGACAAGCATGTTGAGCCATCAAGAATGACACTGCATCGGTTTGGAAATCAGTCAACATCATCAGTCTGGTATGAATTGGCATACATCGAAGCTAAAGGGCGGATGAAGAAAGGCAACAGGGTGTGGATGATCGGGTTCGGTGCAGGGTACGAATGCAACACTATTGGTTGGATGTGTATACAACCATCTTCTGGTGCGGATGGACCCTGGGCTAGCTGCATCCGTCATTACCCAGTGGATGTCTCCAACAAAGTTTAA